A region from the Achromobacter seleniivolatilans genome encodes:
- a CDS encoding alpha/beta hydrolase, translating to MTAPTDLLDCIEIETAPHPTHAVIWLHGLGADGNDFAPIVPELDLPAGLAVRFVFPNAPVQRVTINNGMAMRSWYDILVMDLVRVEDSKGIRVSEAAIHKLIARENARGIPTSNIVLAGFSQGSAMTLHTGLRLPEKLAGMMALSGYLPLVDTAEAERHSANNATPIFMAHGQYDPVVSLTRAEASLAELQRLGYDVRWHTYPMPHSVCAEEVRDISAFLNEVLV from the coding sequence ATGACTGCTCCGACCGACCTGCTCGATTGCATTGAAATCGAAACCGCCCCTCATCCCACGCATGCCGTGATCTGGTTGCATGGCCTGGGCGCCGACGGCAATGACTTCGCGCCCATCGTGCCGGAGCTCGACTTGCCGGCCGGGCTGGCCGTGCGCTTTGTGTTCCCGAACGCGCCTGTGCAGCGCGTGACGATCAACAACGGCATGGCCATGCGTTCCTGGTACGACATCCTGGTGATGGACCTGGTTCGCGTAGAAGACAGCAAGGGCATCCGGGTATCCGAAGCCGCCATTCACAAGCTGATTGCCCGTGAAAATGCGAGGGGCATCCCGACATCGAACATCGTGCTGGCCGGCTTTTCGCAGGGTAGCGCCATGACGTTGCACACGGGCTTGCGCCTGCCGGAAAAGCTGGCGGGCATGATGGCCTTGTCGGGTTATCTGCCGTTGGTGGATACCGCCGAGGCCGAGCGCCACAGCGCCAATAATGCGACGCCGATCTTCATGGCTCACGGCCAGTACGATCCGGTGGTGTCGCTGACGCGCGCCGAGGCTTCGCTGGCTGAACTGCAACGCTTGGGTTATGACGTGCGCTGGCACACCTACCCGATGCCGCATTCGGTCTGCGCCGAAGAAGTGCGAGATATTTCGGCGTTCTTGAACGAAGTGCTGGTCTGA